The Quercus robur chromosome 7, dhQueRobu3.1, whole genome shotgun sequence genome has a segment encoding these proteins:
- the LOC126692176 gene encoding sorting nexin 1 isoform X5 translates to MEQNRTLSGSSQSPRSPSSQPPYLSVSVTDPVKLGNGVQAYISYRVITKTNFPEYQGPEKIVIRRYSDFIWLRDRLFEKYKGIFIPPLPEKSAVEKFRFSAEFIEMRRQALDIFVNRIASHHALQQSEDLRTFLQADEETMDRLRAHETGIFKKKPADLMQMFKDVQSKVSDVVLGKEKPVEESDPEYEKLKHYIFELENHLAEAQKHAYRLVKRHRELGQSLSDFGKAVKLLGACEGNSLGKAFSELGAKSETLSVKLQMEAHQLLMNFEEPLKDYVRAVQSIKATITERANAFRRQCELTETIKLKEINLNKLSLIRSDKVGEAEMEYNELKAESEEATRLFESIVRLMNEELVHFQERKTLDMGIAFNEFARGQARLANGIADAWRSLLPKLDACSSS, encoded by the exons ATGGAGCAGAATAGAACTCTATCGGGCTCGTCGCAAAGCCCTAGATCTCCGTCGTCGCAACCACCCTACCTATCGGTTTCGGTCACTGATCCTGTCAAATTAGGCAATGGCGTCCAAGCCTATATCTCCTACCGAGTCATCACCAAG ACAAATTTTCCTGAATACCAAGGGCCAGAGAAGATTGTCATTCGACGTTACAGTGATTTTATCTGGTTACGTGATCGTCTTTTTGAGAAGTACAAAGGCATTTTTATCCCTCCTCTTCCAGAGAAAAGTGCCGTAG AGAAGTTTCGTTTCAGTGCTGAATTCATTGAGATGAGGCGTCAAGCATTGGATATATTTGTTAATCGTATAGCTTCACATCATGCACTTCAACAAAGTGAGGATCTGAGAACCTTCTTGCAGGCAGATGAAGAG ACAATGGACAGGCTAAGAGCACATGAGACTGGTATTTTTAAGAAGAAGCCAGCAGATTTGATGCAAATGTTCAAG GATGTACAGTCTAAAGTGAGTGATGTTGTTCTTGGGAAGGAAAAGCCAGTGGAGGAGTCAGATCCTGAATATGAGAAGCTAAAGCACTacatttttgagcttgagaACCACTTGGCTGAAGCTCAAAAGCATGCATATCGGCTTGTAAAGAGGCACAGAG AGTTGGGGCAATCTCTGTCAGATTTTGGGAAGGCAGTCAAACTTCTTGGTGCATGTGAAGGAAATTCTCTAGGAAAGGCATTTTCTGAGCTTGGGGCAAAATCAGAGACATTATCGGTTAAACTACAAATGGAG GCACACCAACTCTTGATGAACTTTGAAGAACCCTTGAAAGATTACGTACGCGCTGTGCAATCTATTAAG GCAACTATAACAGAGAGGGCCAATGCCTTTAGACGACAATGTGAACTGACTGAAACAATCAAGTTGAAAGAGATTAATCT TAATAAACTCTCACTAATACGTTCTGATAAGGTGGGAGAAGCTGAGATGGAATATAATGAG TTGAAGGCAGAGAGTGAGGAAGCAACAAGATTATTTGAGTCAATTGTGCGATTGATGAACGAAGAGCTAGTGCACTTTCAGGAACGAAAAACTTTAGATATGGGGATTGCTTTCAACGAATTTGCAAGAGGGCAGGCACGTCTGGCAAATGGTATTGCCGATGCATGGCGAAGCCTTCTTCCTAAGCTTGATGCTTGTTCCTCCTCTTAA
- the LOC126692176 gene encoding sorting nexin 1 isoform X4, protein MISTNRTLSGSSQSPRSPSSQPPYLSVSVTDPVKLGNGVQAYISYRVITKTNFPEYQGPEKIVIRRYSDFIWLRDRLFEKYKGIFIPPLPEKSAVEKFRFSAEFIEMRRQALDIFVNRIASHHALQQSEDLRTFLQADEETMDRLRAHETGIFKKKPADLMQMFKDVQSKVSDVVLGKEKPVEESDPEYEKLKHYIFELENHLAEAQKHAYRLVKRHRELGQSLSDFGKAVKLLGACEGNSLGKAFSELGAKSETLSVKLQMEAHQLLMNFEEPLKDYVRAVQSIKATITERANAFRRQCELTETIKLKEINLNKLSLIRSDKVGEAEMEYNELKAESEEATRLFESIVRLMNEELVHFQERKTLDMGIAFNEFARGQARLANGIADAWRSLLPKLDACSSS, encoded by the exons ATGATTAGCACG AATAGAACTCTATCGGGCTCGTCGCAAAGCCCTAGATCTCCGTCGTCGCAACCACCCTACCTATCGGTTTCGGTCACTGATCCTGTCAAATTAGGCAATGGCGTCCAAGCCTATATCTCCTACCGAGTCATCACCAAG ACAAATTTTCCTGAATACCAAGGGCCAGAGAAGATTGTCATTCGACGTTACAGTGATTTTATCTGGTTACGTGATCGTCTTTTTGAGAAGTACAAAGGCATTTTTATCCCTCCTCTTCCAGAGAAAAGTGCCGTAG AGAAGTTTCGTTTCAGTGCTGAATTCATTGAGATGAGGCGTCAAGCATTGGATATATTTGTTAATCGTATAGCTTCACATCATGCACTTCAACAAAGTGAGGATCTGAGAACCTTCTTGCAGGCAGATGAAGAG ACAATGGACAGGCTAAGAGCACATGAGACTGGTATTTTTAAGAAGAAGCCAGCAGATTTGATGCAAATGTTCAAG GATGTACAGTCTAAAGTGAGTGATGTTGTTCTTGGGAAGGAAAAGCCAGTGGAGGAGTCAGATCCTGAATATGAGAAGCTAAAGCACTacatttttgagcttgagaACCACTTGGCTGAAGCTCAAAAGCATGCATATCGGCTTGTAAAGAGGCACAGAG AGTTGGGGCAATCTCTGTCAGATTTTGGGAAGGCAGTCAAACTTCTTGGTGCATGTGAAGGAAATTCTCTAGGAAAGGCATTTTCTGAGCTTGGGGCAAAATCAGAGACATTATCGGTTAAACTACAAATGGAG GCACACCAACTCTTGATGAACTTTGAAGAACCCTTGAAAGATTACGTACGCGCTGTGCAATCTATTAAG GCAACTATAACAGAGAGGGCCAATGCCTTTAGACGACAATGTGAACTGACTGAAACAATCAAGTTGAAAGAGATTAATCT TAATAAACTCTCACTAATACGTTCTGATAAGGTGGGAGAAGCTGAGATGGAATATAATGAG TTGAAGGCAGAGAGTGAGGAAGCAACAAGATTATTTGAGTCAATTGTGCGATTGATGAACGAAGAGCTAGTGCACTTTCAGGAACGAAAAACTTTAGATATGGGGATTGCTTTCAACGAATTTGCAAGAGGGCAGGCACGTCTGGCAAATGGTATTGCCGATGCATGGCGAAGCCTTCTTCCTAAGCTTGATGCTTGTTCCTCCTCTTAA